The following proteins are co-located in the Meriones unguiculatus strain TT.TT164.6M chromosome 4, Bangor_MerUng_6.1, whole genome shotgun sequence genome:
- the Ankrd60 gene encoding ankyrin repeat domain-containing protein 60, whose product MTVRELKEELDLTAGIPFNLQRLQFLDQGILMDDATLKFYDVVPGAVISLCIWHYDGWTELVLAAVEGDPSKVVSCFFQY is encoded by the exons ATGACAGTGCGGGAGCTCAAAGAAGAGCTGGACCTGACAGCCGGCATCCCCTTCAACCTGCAGCGACTGCAGTTCCTGGACCAAG GAATCTTGATGGATGACGCCACCCTGAAGTTCTACGATGTCGTGCCGGGAGCAGTTATTTCATTATGTATCTGGCATTATGATGGTTGGACCGAACTGGTTTTGGCTGCCGTGGAAGGGGACCCCAGTAAGGTGGTTTCATGCTTCTTTCAATACTAG